The following are encoded in a window of Hippoglossus hippoglossus isolate fHipHip1 chromosome 23, fHipHip1.pri, whole genome shotgun sequence genomic DNA:
- the LOC117757551 gene encoding small integral membrane protein 30-like: MDPRLQLPNAAAVICLIVLTLIPPAEAYDAGDALALLLGSVLAVVGFCACLGWYARRRNGQL; this comes from the coding sequence ATGGACCCCAGACTTCAGCTCCCAAACGCCGCAGCGGTCATCTGTCTCATCGTCCTCACCTTGATCCCCCCGGCGGAGGCTTACGACGCCGGCGACGCGCTGGCCCTGCTCCTGGGCAGCGTCCTGGCCGTGGTGGGCTTCTGCGCCTGCCTCGGCTGGTACGCGCGGAGGCGGAACGGACAGCTGTGA
- the gpr85 gene encoding probable G protein-coupled receptor 85 codes for MIPPPSMANYSHAGDHTILQNVSPLATFLKLTSLGFIIGVGVVGNLLISILLVKDKSLHRAPYYFLLDLCASDILRSAICFPFVFTSVKNGSAWTYGTLTCKVIAFLGVLSCFHTAFMLFCVSVTRYLAIAHHRFYTKRLTFWTCLAVICMVWTLSVAMAFPPVLDVGTYSFIREEDQCTFQHRSFRANDSLGFMLLLALILLATQLVYLKLIFFVHDRRKMKPVQFVPAVSQNWTFHGPGASGQAAANWLAGFGRGPTPPTLLGIRQNSNAAGRRRLLVLDEFKTEKRISRMFYIMTFFFLALWGPYLVACYWRVFARGPVVPGGYLTAAVWMSFAQAGVNPFICIFSNRELRRCFSTTLLYCRKSRLPREPYCVI; via the coding sequence ATGATCCCTCCTCCATCTATGGCGAACTATAGTCATGCAGGGGACCACACCATCTTGCAGAATGTCTCTCCTCTCGCCACGTTCCTCAAATTGACCTCCCTGGGTTTCATCATCGGCGTCGGCGTGGTCGGAAACCTCCTGATCTCCATCCTGCTGGTCAAAGACAAGAGCCTGCACCGGGCACCCTACTATTTCCTGCTGGACCTGTGCGCCTCCGACATCCTGCGCTCCGCCATCTGCTTTCCCTTCGTCTTCACTTCGGTCAAGAATGGGTCGGCCTGGACGTACGGCACGCTGACTTGCAAAGTGATCGCCTTCCTGGGTGTCCTCTCTTGTTTCCATACGGCGTTCATGCTGTTTTGCGTCAGCGTCACCCGCTACCTGGCCATCGCTCATCACCGTTTCTACACCAAGAGGCTGACCTTCTGGACCTGCCTCGCCGTCATCTGCATGGTGTGGACGTTGTCGGTGGCTATGGCGTTCCCGCCAGTGCTAGATGTAGGGACATACTCTTTTATCCGGGAGGAGGACCAGTGCACATTCCAGCACCGCTCCTTCAGGGCAAACGATTCGCTGGGCTTCATGCTCCTGCTGGCGCTCATCCTCCTGGCCACACAGCTGGTTTACCTCAAGCTCATCTTTTTCGTCCACGACCGTCGAAAGATGAAGCCTGTCCAGTTCGTGCCTGCCGTCAGCCAGAACTGGACCTTCCACGGGCCGGGGGCCAGCGGGCAGGCGGCGGCCAACTGGCTGGCTGGATTTGGCCGAGGCCCCACCCCGCCTACTTTGCTGGGCATCCGGCAGAACAGCAACGCAGCAGGCCGCAGGCGTCTACTGGTGTTAGATGAGTTCAAAACGGAGAAGAGGATTAGTAGGATGTTCTACATCATGACGTTTTTCTTCCTAGCTCTGTGGGGGCCCTATCTGGTTGCCTGCTACTGGCGGGTGTTTGCAAGGGGCCCCGTGGTCCCTGGGGGCTACCTGACGGCAGCCGTGTGGATGAGCTTTGCCCAGGCGGGGGTCAACCCTTTCATCTGCATCTTCTCCAACAGGGAGCTCCGGCGCTGCTTCAGCACCACACTCCTCTACTGCAGAAAATCCAGGTTACCAAGGGAACCCTACTGCGTTATATGA